The Vibrio diazotrophicus DNA window ATGAAGAAGCCGCCAGCTGCACCACCAATACACGCTGTCACGAATGGTTTCACGCGAGGCAGTGTCACACCGTAAATCAACGGTTCGCCGATACCCAAGATACCCGGGATAATCGCACCTTTAATCTGAGTACGCAGTACCGCTTCTTTCTTCGCTTTCACATAAAGAGCCAGTGCTGCACCAACCTGACCGCCACCAGCCATAGCTAGAATCGGGAACAGAGAGTTAAAACCCTGAGCTTCCATCAGCGCGAAGTAGACAGGAACAAAGCCTTGGTGAATACCAAACACTACGGATATCAGGAACAGACCCGCCAAGATTGCAGCGCCAAGTGGGTTGTCATTTAGATTCAAGAATAACCAAGACATGCCTTTAAATAGCTCACCACCAATTGGCATGATCACCACATAAGTCACTACACCCATGATAAGCAGAGTCACCACAGAAGTTAGGATCATATCCAAATCATCAGGCATATAACGACGAACTCTGCGTTCAACCTGAGCACCAACAATTGCAGCCAGCAGAACACCGATGATGTTGCCGCGCGGGTCGATGGTGTAACCGAAGAACTCACTCATTCCCGAGTAAATGCCAGAAGTCGCTTCTGGGTTGTAGCCCAACACAAACAATGAAGCGAGAATCGCCCCGTTGACGCCTGAACCACCAAAAGCTTGCTGAGCGTTGTAACCAATCAGAATACTTAGGAAAGCAAACAGACCTTTACCAAACACCTTCATGTACGCAATCAAGTCGACCATAAACTGGCTAGGATCTTGCCCAATAACAAAGATTTGCTCTAGCAAAGTCGCAAAGCCAAGCAGCAGACCAGCTGCGATAAAACCTGGGATCAGTGGAGTAAAAATAGTCGCAAATTTGCTTAGAAAACGTTGCACTGAACTGGTTTGTTTACTTTTAACTTGTTTCTTCTGCTCTGCGGCAATCGAAGATAAATCTTGATGTGCAGGCGCTTCACTGCCAGCGGTTAAACTGTCAATCAGCTGATTCATCAAATCAGCCGCTTGCTGTGCTTTCCCAGGGCCAAGGATGATTTGGAACTGCTCATCACTTTCGACTACACCAAGCACGCCCGGAATTTGTTTAATCGCAGCTTGCTCAGCAACTGCATTGTTTGCCAGAGTCAAACGAAGACGAGTCATACAGTTGCCGCATTTGCTGACATTACTGCTACCACCCACCGCAGAGAGGATCTGCGATATCATTGTTTCGGTAATCTTTGCCATAAAAGAGTCCTTAATTAGCAGAGAAGATTATTTATCGTTAAGTGCAGCGCGAATAAAACCCTTGTGCTGCTGAAGTTTGGC harbors:
- the murP gene encoding PTS N-acetylmuramic acid transporter subunit IIBC; protein product: MAKITETMISQILSAVGGSSNVSKCGNCMTRLRLTLANNAVAEQAAIKQIPGVLGVVESDEQFQIILGPGKAQQAADLMNQLIDSLTAGSEAPAHQDLSSIAAEQKKQVKSKQTSSVQRFLSKFATIFTPLIPGFIAAGLLLGFATLLEQIFVIGQDPSQFMVDLIAYMKVFGKGLFAFLSILIGYNAQQAFGGSGVNGAILASLFVLGYNPEATSGIYSGMSEFFGYTIDPRGNIIGVLLAAIVGAQVERRVRRYMPDDLDMILTSVVTLLIMGVVTYVVIMPIGGELFKGMSWLFLNLNDNPLGAAILAGLFLISVVFGIHQGFVPVYFALMEAQGFNSLFPILAMAGGGQVGAALALYVKAKKEAVLRTQIKGAIIPGILGIGEPLIYGVTLPRVKPFVTACIGGAAGGFFIGLVSYLGLPVGLNTVFGPSGIVAIPLMTSHHGIFTGMMVFVTGLVISYIVGFLSTYFFGSKDIDLS